A genomic region of Salvelinus namaycush isolate Seneca unplaced genomic scaffold, SaNama_1.0 Scaffold526, whole genome shotgun sequence contains the following coding sequences:
- the LOC120041748 gene encoding endonuclease domain-containing 1 protein-like has protein sequence MMGVLNHLSTLLLLSLLPPAFSRVVNRFDPECTEFFLWGTTPNLPGILVGGTVRDQNRYKPICQLFKYMKKKVVYNTYMFATLYDTTNRIPVFSAYTFTGVGSSGKRPDKWMIEPQLDGGVDPVMILEKQGVIYTHQAVNQDYDIDGKNKKVNKGHMFSKSFAHQPVNQDSTFTLTNSVPQVTSFNEGSWAKMELKVKKNILKQCLDNNVIKAYVVTGAVPSKSNTLNNRVNIPDIMWTAYCCYNSEKKEWMAEAHWGENKEETNKKVLDPHPLSDLYDMLKQYYPGGDVQVFPKKCLGGSSQKEREKSREREVGMLVGKG, from the exons atgatgggggtattgaatcatctctctactctcctccttctctctctccttcctcctgcttTCTCTCGTGTGGTGAACAGGTTCGATCCAGAGTGCACAGAGTTTTTCCTGTGGGGGACAACTCCAAATCTCCCAGGTATTTTGGTTGGTGGGACAGTCCGGGACCAGAACCGCTACAAGCCGATCTGCCAGTTGTTTAAATACATGAAGAAAAAGGTTGTTTACAACACCTACATGTTTGCAACTCTCTACGACACGACCAACAGGATCCCTGTGTTCTCAGCCTACACCTTCACTGGGGTCGGATCGAGTGGGAAAAGACCAGATAAATGGATGATTGAACCTCAG CTGGACGGAGGAGTTGACCCAGTTATGATTCTGGAGAAACAAGGAGTCATTTATACACACCAGGCTGTCAATCAGGATTATGATATAGATGGTAAAAACAAGAAGGTGAACAAAGGTCACATGTTTTCAAAATCTTTTGCTCACCAACCTGTTAATCAGGACTCCACCTTTACCCTGACAAACTCTGTTCCTCAAGTAACGTCATTTAATGAAGGTAGCTGGGCAAAGATGGAGcttaaggttaaaaaaaatatcctgAAGCAGTGCCTTGATAATAACGTTATCAAGGCCTATGTGGTGACTGGAGCAGTGCCCAGTAAGAGCAACACACTGAACAACCGAGTGAACATCCCAGATATCATGTGGACAGCCTACTGCTGTTACAACAGTGAGAAGAAAGAGTGGATGGCTGAAGCACACTGGGGTGAGAACAAAGAGGAAACGAACAAAAAAGTATTGGATCCCCATCCCTTGTCAGATCTGTATGACATGTTGAAGCAGTACTACCCAGGTGGTGATGTCCAGGTTTTCCCAAAGAAGTGTCTAGGAGGTTCttctcagaaagagagagagaagagcagagagagggaggtggggatgTTAGTGGGAAAGGGTTAA